The following are from one region of the Petrotoga mobilis SJ95 genome:
- the uvrB gene encoding excinuclease ABC subunit UvrB: MFKLRSEYEPQGDQPKAIEELSSGINKNYRFQTLLGVTGSGKTYTMANIIANVNRPTLVLSPNKILAVQLYNEFKEFFPENRVEFFISYYDYYQPEAYIPSRDIYIEKNADINDILVKMRLSTLKSVLTRRDVIVVSSVSAIYASGNPDDFSNINLYLRVNEEYSRREILIKLGKMQYTRQEKDYLGGTFRWKGDVLEIFPPYEDFGIRVTFFDNEVEKIEALDVFNRTIIEEFDKITIYPAKEFVTSQEKIFSAIERINADLQTQIEYFKREGKLLEAQRIEQRVKQDLEFLQTLGYCKGIENYSRYFDGRNPGDSPWTLLDYFDEDFVTFIDESHIAVPQLRAMFRGDYARKKNLVDYGFRLPSALDNRPLRFEEFLEKTNQIIFVSATPGPFEMEVSDQIVEQIIRPTGLVDPKVEVKSTEGQVDDFISEVKEVVERGERALAVVLTKKDAEILSDHLNLMGIKSLYLHSELDTIERSEVIKKIRNGEIEVVVGVNLLREGLDLPEVSLVAIMDADREGFLRSETTLIQTIGRAARNVQGKVLLYADRITEAMKTAIDETNRRREIQIQYNIDNNITPKSIIKKLPEDMFAPFKDNEVKEEDYIFAVEENLSPDDYLAMLEEKMYEAASELKYEEAARYRDEIKRIKRKYNIKQN; the protein is encoded by the coding sequence ATGTTTAAGCTTCGTTCCGAATACGAACCTCAAGGCGATCAACCAAAAGCAATAGAAGAACTCTCTTCTGGGATCAATAAAAATTATAGGTTCCAAACTTTACTGGGCGTTACTGGATCTGGTAAAACATATACAATGGCTAATATTATTGCAAACGTGAATCGACCAACTTTAGTTCTCTCTCCGAATAAAATCTTAGCCGTTCAACTATACAACGAATTCAAAGAGTTCTTCCCGGAAAATAGAGTCGAATTTTTTATAAGTTATTACGATTACTATCAACCAGAAGCCTACATCCCCTCTCGAGACATATACATAGAAAAAAATGCAGACATAAACGATATTTTAGTTAAAATGAGGCTCTCAACGTTAAAATCAGTTTTAACAAGGAGAGACGTAATTGTAGTTTCAAGCGTCTCAGCTATCTATGCCTCGGGCAATCCCGATGACTTTTCAAACATAAACCTTTATCTGAGAGTGAATGAAGAGTATTCTAGAAGAGAAATCTTAATTAAACTTGGTAAAATGCAATACACAAGGCAAGAAAAAGATTATCTCGGTGGAACGTTCAGATGGAAGGGTGATGTTTTAGAGATATTCCCTCCTTACGAAGATTTTGGAATAAGGGTAACTTTTTTCGATAACGAAGTCGAAAAGATCGAAGCACTTGACGTATTCAACAGAACCATAATAGAAGAATTTGATAAAATTACTATTTATCCAGCGAAAGAATTTGTAACCAGTCAGGAAAAGATTTTTTCAGCTATTGAAAGAATAAATGCCGATCTGCAAACCCAAATAGAATATTTCAAAAGGGAAGGTAAACTTTTAGAAGCTCAACGAATAGAGCAAAGGGTAAAACAAGATTTAGAATTCCTTCAAACATTGGGATACTGTAAAGGGATAGAAAATTATTCAAGGTATTTCGATGGTAGGAATCCTGGAGACTCTCCATGGACACTTTTGGATTACTTCGATGAAGATTTTGTTACTTTTATTGACGAATCTCACATAGCGGTACCACAGTTAAGGGCAATGTTCAGAGGGGATTACGCGAGGAAGAAAAATTTAGTTGATTACGGGTTTAGATTACCATCAGCCTTAGATAACAGACCTTTAAGATTCGAAGAATTTTTAGAAAAAACCAATCAAATTATCTTTGTATCAGCTACCCCAGGGCCATTTGAAATGGAAGTATCAGACCAAATAGTTGAACAGATTATTAGACCTACAGGACTTGTGGACCCAAAGGTTGAAGTAAAATCTACGGAAGGTCAAGTGGACGATTTCATATCCGAAGTAAAAGAGGTTGTAGAAAGAGGAGAAAGAGCTCTAGCGGTGGTTTTAACAAAGAAAGATGCCGAAATCCTCTCAGATCATTTAAACCTAATGGGCATTAAATCATTGTATCTACACTCTGAACTCGATACAATTGAAAGGTCAGAGGTAATAAAAAAAATAAGAAACGGCGAAATTGAAGTAGTTGTTGGTGTAAACTTACTTAGAGAAGGGTTAGATTTACCGGAAGTTTCTCTTGTTGCCATAATGGATGCAGATAGAGAAGGATTTTTAAGGTCTGAAACAACGTTGATTCAAACGATTGGTAGAGCTGCAAGAAACGTTCAAGGTAAGGTATTACTGTACGCCGACCGAATAACGGAGGCGATGAAAACTGCCATCGATGAAACAAACAGAAGAAGAGAAATACAGATTCAATACAATATAGATAACAACATCACTCCAAAAAGTATCATTAAAAAATTACCAGAAGACATGTTTGCACCATTCAAAGATAACGAGGTAAAAGAAGAAGATTATATATTCGCTGTAGAGGAGAACCTCTCTCCGGATGATTACTTGGCTATGCTTGAAGAAAAAATGTACGAAGCAGCCTCCGAATTAAAATACGAAGAAGCAGCAAGATACCGAGACGAGATCAAAAGGATAAAAAGAAAATACAACATCAAACAAAATTGA
- a CDS encoding dynamin family protein: MGIPLVSDKFKKEESKLKALLKDYLELINGNSFLIKDKIDEVKSEFETLFNFVVVGKVKAGKSSFLNALLGIKEGEESIFEVGPGPQTSKITIVRKGQGNVETKGDMVTIYKDLDSLEGIEIIDTPGTDTIMEKHEKITRDFLENSNLIMFVFDSKNIYTKSDWELIEKIIKDLKKDVIFILSQKDRASQEEIEMAKKELINRCNKIDLKDPKIFLTSAKLEIESKPDSGFQQVRDYIFNEIGSHDKKRMKLKTIIGKIRFSVDQNSNILNEKIDELEVLERYYETLNAFLGENHSFFNIRFDSINDAIKNYYLNKLTDLKDSILNFYKTQKKVKENIEYEISQFKKEVSKTLNDRITREILNITDEEKSRINRFFDKKEVVDRLGIDPFLREKLKLDVDKEFIIFSNDLEKEINKILDRTFKTVTFKNKNLLNRLYISRSVQKRLDNEISNQMKALENTLKSNVENFINSLKVKMQTSMFENYEAFKKEINKLEHFKDLKERIDGYSRQLEDIESSLNSKSF, from the coding sequence ATGGGAATACCCTTAGTTAGCGATAAATTCAAGAAAGAAGAATCTAAGTTAAAAGCCTTGTTGAAAGATTATTTAGAGCTTATCAATGGGAATTCTTTTTTGATTAAAGATAAAATTGACGAAGTGAAGAGCGAATTTGAAACACTTTTCAATTTTGTAGTTGTAGGTAAAGTTAAAGCTGGTAAAAGTAGTTTTTTAAACGCTTTACTTGGAATTAAAGAAGGAGAAGAGAGTATCTTCGAGGTTGGACCAGGACCTCAGACTTCCAAAATAACAATCGTTCGAAAGGGTCAAGGGAACGTTGAAACAAAAGGTGATATGGTTACAATCTACAAAGATTTGGATTCTTTGGAAGGAATAGAGATAATAGACACCCCAGGAACGGACACAATAATGGAGAAACATGAAAAGATTACCAGAGATTTTTTAGAAAATAGCAATCTGATAATGTTTGTTTTCGACTCGAAAAATATATATACAAAAAGCGATTGGGAGTTGATCGAAAAGATCATCAAGGATTTGAAAAAAGATGTCATCTTTATTCTCTCCCAGAAGGATAGAGCTTCACAAGAAGAGATAGAAATGGCTAAAAAAGAGCTTATAAATAGATGCAACAAAATAGATTTGAAAGATCCCAAAATCTTTTTAACTTCAGCTAAGCTAGAAATTGAATCTAAACCTGATAGTGGGTTCCAACAGGTTAGAGATTATATTTTTAACGAAATAGGTAGTCATGACAAGAAAAGAATGAAATTGAAAACAATTATAGGTAAGATTAGATTTTCCGTTGACCAAAATAGCAACATTTTGAACGAAAAAATCGATGAATTGGAAGTTCTTGAGAGATATTATGAAACCCTTAATGCGTTTTTGGGAGAGAATCATTCTTTTTTTAATATTAGGTTTGATTCAATTAATGATGCTATAAAAAATTATTACTTGAATAAGTTAACTGATTTGAAAGATTCAATCTTAAACTTTTATAAGACGCAGAAAAAAGTGAAAGAAAATATCGAGTATGAGATTTCTCAATTCAAAAAAGAAGTATCAAAAACCCTGAACGATAGAATAACCAGAGAGATTTTAAACATTACGGATGAAGAAAAGAGCAGAATAAATAGATTTTTTGATAAGAAGGAAGTTGTAGATAGATTAGGAATCGATCCTTTCTTAAGGGAAAAGTTAAAGTTGGATGTTGATAAAGAGTTTATTATTTTTTCCAATGATTTAGAAAAAGAAATCAACAAAATTTTAGATAGAACCTTTAAAACAGTAACGTTTAAAAACAAAAATCTGTTGAACAGGTTATACATCTCAAGAAGTGTTCAAAAAAGATTGGATAATGAAATTTCTAATCAAATGAAGGCTTTAGAAAATACACTTAAATCTAATGTTGAAAATTTTATAAATAGCTTAAAGGTAAAAATGCAAACAAGTATGTTTGAAAACTACGAGGCATTTAAAAAGGAGATAAATAAGCTAGAACATTTCAAAGATCTAAAAGAAAGAATTGATGGATACTCAAGGCAATTGGAAGATATAGAGTCGTCTCTTAATAGTAAATCTTTTTAG
- a CDS encoding methyl-accepting chemotaxis protein, which yields MKIRTKLNFFVPVIVIVGVISIILVSIFYQQKVYDFQNENFVEQVNYSYLSELKNLENSLKRTLDSILANEEIAKAFAENDRQKLQELTLPIWNTLRENNIEQFQFHKNSVTFLRLHDTGQYGDDLSSFRETINQVNKTKEPTSGPEIGRAGLGFRYVAPVYYNNEFQGTAELGLSINKEFLEKIEGDSVLKIFDNDLSGEVEIFESNKYDLTIFTTNVDSIKSGDNFFYEIKDNYLMAMFPLVDFSNKVIGYVGTKIDYSEIISNNRNGIFYSIIISSAILLIIILVTLFISRKLVKEVNYLKNKVNDFSNGNLVLDFSGMNLDSEFETISNSIKEAVNKLKNSMMRITQISQDFGILSANLARSSQISKEHLENTNQKTKDINYNAQDTDERIHEIRQSIEDLTAANDNQAKSAQNLNEISNGIHQSSDEGVKNIERMNEMLFEAVKKAEESMKNSEILSKNSEEIKEIINTIDSITEQTNLLALNAAIEAARAGEAGRGFAVVADEIRKLAEESKKATENIAKIITDLIVISQKTNLSNKETSNLIEKTEDESQNVLGQFEEMNSRISEMNEIIENFSANTEETTATAEEISSNMNSVSKMVDQIRNSVEGITKDTDILSKDSENLVNVSEHVFTGLNALIETVSTFSLYNNEEKIKEFEKAIKAHQNWVDLFEKKLKDPNIDLEINPDRCSFGIFSKTIQIEKELADDWAQVLRLHAQLHKKTEELGTREDKQALLSEVKKISSELKKGLKNMINKLQ from the coding sequence ATGAAAATTAGAACAAAGTTAAACTTTTTCGTTCCAGTAATAGTAATAGTCGGGGTTATAAGTATAATTCTTGTATCTATTTTTTATCAACAGAAGGTTTATGATTTTCAAAATGAAAACTTTGTAGAACAGGTAAATTATAGTTACTTAAGCGAATTAAAAAACCTTGAAAACTCTTTAAAAAGAACTTTAGATTCTATTTTGGCAAATGAAGAGATTGCAAAAGCTTTTGCAGAGAATGATCGTCAAAAGCTTCAAGAACTGACCCTTCCGATTTGGAACACGCTAAGGGAAAATAATATTGAGCAATTTCAATTTCACAAAAACTCTGTTACTTTTTTGAGATTACATGACACAGGACAATACGGTGATGATTTGAGTTCTTTCAGGGAAACAATAAATCAGGTAAACAAAACAAAAGAACCTACTTCAGGCCCTGAAATTGGAAGAGCTGGATTAGGTTTTAGATATGTAGCTCCAGTGTATTATAATAATGAATTTCAAGGTACAGCAGAATTGGGTTTATCAATAAATAAAGAATTCTTAGAGAAAATCGAAGGAGACTCTGTTCTTAAAATTTTTGATAACGATTTAAGTGGTGAAGTAGAAATTTTTGAATCAAATAAATATGATCTTACCATATTCACCACTAATGTAGATTCAATAAAATCCGGAGATAATTTTTTCTACGAAATAAAAGATAATTATTTAATGGCTATGTTCCCTCTAGTAGATTTTAGTAATAAAGTAATAGGATATGTAGGAACAAAAATAGATTACAGTGAAATTATCTCTAACAACAGAAACGGGATATTTTATTCTATAATTATCAGTTCTGCTATTTTGTTAATAATCATTTTGGTTACTCTATTCATATCTAGAAAACTAGTTAAAGAAGTTAATTATTTGAAAAATAAAGTCAACGATTTTTCAAATGGAAATTTGGTTTTAGATTTTTCTGGTATGAATTTAGATAGTGAATTTGAGACAATATCTAACTCAATCAAAGAAGCTGTGAACAAACTCAAAAATTCAATGATGAGAATAACTCAAATCTCTCAAGACTTTGGAATTTTAAGTGCCAATCTTGCGAGGTCATCACAAATTTCTAAAGAACATTTAGAAAACACCAATCAAAAAACAAAGGACATCAATTACAATGCACAAGATACAGATGAGAGAATTCATGAAATACGTCAAAGTATCGAAGATTTAACCGCTGCAAACGATAATCAGGCAAAATCGGCACAAAATCTGAACGAAATATCAAATGGAATACACCAAAGTTCAGATGAGGGTGTAAAAAATATTGAAAGAATGAACGAAATGCTGTTTGAAGCTGTTAAAAAAGCTGAAGAATCAATGAAAAACTCAGAAATTCTTTCCAAAAATTCTGAAGAAATAAAAGAAATAATAAACACAATAGATAGTATAACTGAACAAACTAATTTATTAGCTTTGAATGCTGCCATAGAAGCAGCTAGAGCTGGCGAAGCTGGGAGAGGCTTTGCTGTAGTAGCGGATGAAATACGAAAACTCGCAGAAGAAAGTAAAAAAGCCACTGAAAACATAGCAAAAATAATAACTGATCTAATAGTAATATCTCAAAAAACAAATCTTTCGAATAAAGAAACATCAAATCTCATAGAAAAAACTGAGGATGAATCTCAAAATGTATTGGGACAGTTTGAAGAGATGAATTCAAGAATATCCGAAATGAACGAAATAATTGAAAATTTCTCTGCCAATACTGAAGAAACAACTGCTACAGCGGAAGAAATAAGTTCAAACATGAATTCTGTTTCAAAAATGGTCGATCAAATAAGAAATAGTGTTGAAGGTATTACTAAAGATACGGATATTCTATCCAAAGATAGTGAAAATTTAGTTAATGTTTCAGAGCATGTTTTTACTGGACTTAATGCACTTATAGAAACTGTATCAACTTTTAGTTTATACAATAACGAGGAGAAAATAAAAGAGTTTGAAAAAGCTATAAAAGCTCATCAAAATTGGGTTGATTTATTTGAAAAGAAGTTAAAGGATCCTAATATTGATTTAGAAATTAATCCAGATAGATGTAGTTTCGGTATTTTTTCAAAAACAATTCAGATCGAAAAAGAGCTAGCTGATGATTGGGCACAGGTCTTAAGATTACATGCACAATTGCACAAAAAAACTGAAGAACTTGGAACAAGAGAAGATAAACAAGCTTTGCTTTCTGAAGTAAAAAAGATTTCAAGTGAATTGAAAAAGGGTCTAAAAAATATGATAAATAAACTGCAATAA
- the lepA gene encoding translation elongation factor 4, whose product MFDPNFIRNIAIIAHIDHGKTTLMDRILELTHSIDERNMREQYLDSMDLEREKGITIKSHPVKVFYTGKDGNEYELNILDTPGHIDFTYEVSRSLAACEGAILLVDATQGVQAQTVTNTYLAMENNLEIIGAINKIDLPTANIDETMLEINDLVGIEADSIIPISAKTGEGVTDLLELIIQKVPSPLSKGNTSDKLKGLIFDAKYDKYKGIIVYCRIFGGKVKKGDKIKLMASNATYEVIEVGIFHPEMIETEDLSAGEIGYIVAGIKDIEQARVGDTITDALNPIEKPLPGYKEVKPMVYAGLYPGLPEYYEELRKALEKLKLNDASLVFTPESSPAMGYGFRVGFLGLLHMDVVKERLQREFELAVILTVPSVIYKAKLRNGEEIEITNPSEFPDEDLIEKVYEPFCKLDIITPPDYMGDLINLAQVEKRGNFSHVSNAGKNRVVLHFEIPLADLIFDFFDKMKAISKGYASMDYEITGYKESNLVKLEILINREKVDALSYVVHDSQSYTLARKLVDKLRDLIPRHQFEIPIQAYCKGKIIARSTIKALRKDVLQKCYGGDVTRKMKLLEKQKEGKKRMREIGKVNIPQEAFLALLKVNEDEE is encoded by the coding sequence TTGTTTGATCCCAATTTTATTAGAAATATAGCAATAATTGCACATATTGATCATGGAAAAACAACCTTGATGGATAGAATACTGGAATTGACACATTCGATAGACGAAAGAAATATGAGAGAACAGTATTTAGATTCAATGGACTTAGAAAGAGAGAAAGGAATTACTATAAAATCACATCCGGTCAAGGTTTTTTATACTGGAAAGGATGGAAATGAATATGAGCTGAATATTTTGGACACTCCTGGGCATATTGATTTTACCTATGAAGTTTCGAGAAGTTTGGCAGCATGTGAAGGTGCTATTTTACTGGTCGATGCCACACAAGGTGTTCAGGCTCAAACCGTTACTAACACGTATTTAGCCATGGAAAACAATTTGGAGATCATTGGTGCAATAAACAAAATAGATCTTCCCACTGCAAATATCGATGAAACGATGTTGGAGATAAATGATTTGGTTGGTATTGAAGCTGACTCAATAATCCCTATTAGTGCAAAAACTGGAGAGGGAGTTACAGATTTACTGGAATTGATTATTCAAAAGGTCCCTTCTCCCCTTAGTAAAGGCAATACTTCAGACAAGTTGAAAGGTTTGATATTCGATGCTAAGTATGATAAGTACAAAGGTATCATCGTTTATTGTAGAATATTTGGAGGAAAGGTTAAAAAAGGTGACAAGATTAAATTAATGGCTTCTAATGCAACCTATGAAGTTATCGAGGTTGGGATCTTTCACCCAGAGATGATAGAGACAGAGGATCTGTCTGCTGGCGAAATAGGTTATATTGTGGCTGGAATAAAAGATATAGAGCAGGCAAGAGTAGGAGATACGATTACTGATGCACTGAATCCCATAGAAAAACCTCTTCCAGGGTACAAAGAAGTAAAACCGATGGTTTATGCGGGACTTTATCCAGGTTTGCCAGAGTATTATGAGGAGTTAAGAAAGGCTCTTGAAAAGTTGAAATTGAACGATGCTTCTCTTGTATTCACTCCTGAAAGTTCCCCGGCTATGGGATACGGTTTTAGGGTAGGTTTTTTGGGTTTGCTTCACATGGATGTGGTTAAAGAACGTTTGCAAAGGGAATTTGAACTTGCTGTTATTCTTACTGTTCCTAGCGTAATTTACAAAGCAAAGCTAAGAAATGGAGAAGAAATAGAAATTACAAATCCTTCAGAGTTTCCCGATGAAGATTTGATAGAAAAAGTTTATGAACCTTTTTGTAAGTTGGATATTATTACTCCACCTGATTATATGGGGGATTTAATAAATTTGGCTCAAGTTGAAAAAAGAGGTAATTTTTCTCATGTTTCAAACGCAGGTAAGAATAGGGTGGTTTTACATTTTGAAATTCCTTTGGCTGATTTGATCTTCGATTTCTTCGATAAGATGAAGGCTATCAGTAAAGGTTACGCCTCTATGGATTACGAGATAACAGGGTACAAAGAGTCTAATTTAGTGAAGTTAGAAATTTTAATAAATAGAGAGAAAGTTGACGCCTTATCTTACGTTGTTCATGACAGTCAAAGCTATACACTTGCAAGAAAATTAGTGGATAAATTAAGAGATTTAATTCCTAGACATCAATTTGAGATACCTATCCAAGCATATTGCAAGGGTAAGATAATCGCAAGATCCACTATTAAAGCCTTAAGAAAAGATGTCCTTCAGAAGTGTTATGGTGGAGATGTGACCAGAAAGATGAAATTGCTAGAAAAGCAAAAAGAAGGTAAAAAAAGGATGAGGGAGATTGGTAAAGTCAATATTCCTCAAGAGGCCTTCCTGGCTTTGTTGAAGGTTAACGAAGATGAAGAATAA